The DNA window GGTGAGCCCGACGGCTCGGAGCATCGCTCGCGCGGGCGACCGGCTGGGTCGGTCGGTGATGTTGTGGCTCTTGATCTTCAGGTCGTCGCTCATCGGTCGCTCCTCGTAGGTGCCGTCTTCACGAGCTGACGGCGTAGGGTCCGTAGGGGTTCGTCATTCCGAGCAGTTGTCGGCGCAGCGGGGTTGTCGCCTTCGCCCGGAGCGCTTCCGACGGTTCGTAGCCCTCCCAGATGCGCATCCAGGCGTGTCCGTAGTTGTAGATGAGAACGCGGCGCGGCGAGTCCGAATCGTTGTGCGACGAGGAATGGTACGTCCTGCCGTTGAAGAAGAAGGCGGAACCGGCGGGCAGCGCCATCTTCACCGCGTTGGGCATGTCGGACGGGTCGTCCACCTGCGGCAGAGCGAAGCCCAGCGGGTAGCGGTGCGATCCGGGCAGCAGGAGCGTCGCGCCGCCGTTCGCAGGGATGTCTTCGAGGATGTAGAACGCCTTGACCATCATGACGGAGCGGGGATGGTAGACGCCCGCCATGCCGACGTCGTGATGCCAAGCCGTGTGAGACCTGCACCGCGCCGGGGAGATGAAGTAGTCGTTGTCGATCATCGACACGTCATCGCCGAGGATGTCGCGGATGAGCGGGAACACGGCCGGGTGTTCCAGCAGGTCGAAAAGCAGGTCGTCGTATTCGATGGGAGCCTGCACCTGCTCGATGCGGGGCGTGCGCCAGCCTTTGAGGGACGTGTCGGTTCGCCATCGGGCTTCGGCGGCATCGGCAGCGCGTCGGACGGAGGCGAGTTCGTCTTGTGAGAGGGCTTCCGGGATGACGAGATAGCCGTTGGTCTCGAAGGAAAGGCGCTGTGCGTCCGTGAGGGCGGGCATTCGGATGGGGCTCCCCGTGCCGTTTCGACTACGCGGGCATTGTAGCCAGCGGCACGGGGCGCGTCAATCAACGCAGGGCGGCGAGGAATCGAACGCGGCGGCGTTCTTGGCTGCCGCCGCGATGCGGTCAGGAATCCGCCAGCGACTCTCTCACGGCGGTGCGGGCGCGGTAGAGGTAGATGCGGACCGTGTTCCGCGCCGTCCCGAACATCCTGCCGATCTCCTCGCGCGAGTGTCCTTCGGCGAGCAACGAGAGCACCTGCCGCTGCCGGTCCGGGAGCGCTGCCACAATCCGGCGGGCGCGCTCGGCATCTTCTTTCGCACGCAGGCGTTCGTGGGCGAGCGGAGCCGGGTCCCGCAGCGACGCGATCGATTCGCGCGACCCGGCGTCGCCCAGGCAGGCATCCAGCGAGACGCAGGGCATGGCTCGGTCCCGCCGCCACTCGTCGATGGCGAGCCGCTGCAAGATGCGCTTGCACCACTTGAGCCATGAGCTGCTCGCCCCGACGACATAGCTCTCGCGCATCTGCCACGCGCGCAGAAAGGTCTCCTGGACGAGATCGTCGGCGCGATGCTCGTCGCGGCAAAGCCCGTGGGCGTGCTGCCAGAGATGGCGTCGGTAAGCATCCGCGAGTCGGCTGAATGCGTCGCAGTCGCCACGCGCGGCGAGTTCCGCCAGCCTCTCGCGCTCAGCGGCATCCGGCGTGCTCGGCTCGATCTTCCCTGGAATCATGGGATTCCCTCTGCCGGTTCACCAGTATTTCTGGTAGGACGTGGCATTTCGTAGCGCCAACTTCAGCCCACTCAAACGTGTATCCAGTGCCACCGTATACCAGTATTATTAGTTATCCATACGAAGTCTACGTGATATACTGGTTCCAGCAAGTGTGTCGGCGGATGCTGGCGGTCAAGGAGGGCTCCGATGCGATTGCGATTGTCCCGGCTGCTGCGAGAGAAGGAGCTTCGGGAGGGGCGTCGGATTCCGCAGGAGGAGCTCGCGGCGGCTCTCGGCGTGTCGCAGCAGACGATCTCCGTGTTGGTGCGGAACCAGAACAAGCAGGTGGGGCTGGAGACGCTCGACCGCCTATCAGCCTATTTCGGGGTTCCTGTGGCGTATCTGCTGGAGGAGGCGTCCGACGCGCCATCGGCGGGCGTGAAGGCGGGCGTCGACCGCGTCATCATGCTGCCGGTGCTGGGTCATGTGAACGCGGGCCCGCTGGACGAAGAGCACCAGAAGATCCTCGACTGGTACGCGTGGGCCCCTGGTCTGGGAGCGCGTCCGGGATGCTATGTGCTGATCGTCGAAGGGGATTCGATGGTGGACGCGCACATTCTGCCGGGGTCGCGCGTCATCGTCGATCCGAAGCTGACACCTCGGAGCGGGGATATCGTCGTCGCCCTTCTGAACGGCGGGAGCGGTCTGAAGCGCATCTTCATCGGCGAGAGCGGAGACGCGGTGCTGCTTTCGGAGAACCGGGAGGCGGGCTACCCGCCGACGTTCGTGCGCCCGTCGGACGACATCCAGATCCAGGGCGTCGTCGTCAACATCGTCCTGACGCCGGAGCCCCGGCGGTTCCCGAAGCCCTCGGCGTGAAGGGCATGTAGGGCGGGTCTGAGACCTGCCCCGACGTCCCAGAGCCTGCATGCGGAAGCGACGTCATCGCCCTCGCGGGAAACCGGACGCGGTCATCGGCACGTATCTGTTGGTGGGCGGATCGATGCGTACGTCTGGCTAGCAAGGGGGTACGGGCGATGAAGCGCTGGTTGGGCTTCTGCCTCGCCGTTCTCGTGGGCGGCCTGGTGGGCGGCGCGGCGGGATGCGGCGGGGAATCGACGCCGTCGGAGCCGAGCTTCGGCGACATGACGAACGTGGACAAGAACGTGGCGCTCGAAGTCGGGGTCAACGTGACGCGCTCGCGCGTCGTCCCCGGCGAGACGGTGGACATCGCCGCGACGGTGACGCCGGTGCGGGCGGAGGCGGTGCGGTTCTCGTGGGTGAACGTCACGGGTCACGGTCAGCTCGTCGGAACCGAGACGGGCACGGCGGCAGGGAGTTTCGCGATCGGTTGGCAGGCTCCCGCATCGCTGGAATCGGGCGCGGTGAAGGTGGAGGTGATTCAGCTCATCGTGACGGCGATCTCGCAGGTCATCTCGGTGACGGACAAGGGCGTGCAGACGAGCTACGACATCGCGTCGGAGACCAAGACGATCCCCATCACGATCACGACGGTTCCGTAGGTCCGCAGCCTCCGCCTCGCAGGGGAGGAAGCGTTGCTCCCTCCGGTCTGAGAGGAACCCAGACTCGCCTCCTTCTCCCTTCGGGCAGAAGGTCGGGCGAGGGGTAAGACCGGACTCCATGTTGACGGAAGTAGTGCGCGACCTAGCTTGTCGGCGGATCGTTCGGCGCGAAGGCTCCCAGTGCTGACTGCGCCGCGTCGATGAGCGACTGCTGCTCGGACGCCGATAGTTGGATCGGCGCGAAGGCTCCCTCGTCGCACCGGCGGATGAGATCGACAACCGCTGAGGCGTTCGGGGTGCCGCTCTGTCCGAGGCGGCTCAGCAGATCGGGGGACTCCGCAGGCACGCCCATCGCCTGAGCCGCCCGCGCTCGGAGGAGCCCGCCGAGCTCCCGGCAAACCCTCTGCCCGTCTCCGACGCGGATGCCGTCGAGACCTGCCGACGTCGTCCTCGTCGGGCGAGAGGCGGCGTCTGCCCTCGGTTCCACGGATTCGGCACGCCGGTTCCTGCGCCTCCACAGAAGCCAGCCGACAACGAGCGCCGCAAGCAGCGCCAGCCACGGAGCCCAGCCGCTCCCTCGGCGGATGGGAACCGGCTGCGCGCCGTCGGAATCATCTCGCAGGGCTTCTCCAACGGGAACCGTCAGGGAGATCGGCTCCGAGCGCACGTAGCTGCCCTGTGACGGCGAGAAGGTGACGATCTCCGGCACGACGACCGTGAAGGTCCCGGCTTGGGTGGGAGTCAAGACGTACTCGAACGTACGGGTTCCGCCCCACTGATCGCCGACGACATCCATCGTATCCTTCACGGTGGGTTCGTAGACCGTAACGCCGTCGGCGGTGGGTCTGGGCACGCGGGTCAACGTCGCCAGGTTCCCGCGTCCTTCGATCCGGGTATGGAGTGTCAGGGGCTCGCCAGCTCTGCCCTGGAACTGCATGAACTCCGCGCGGACGGTGAACTCGCCGACACCGCCGGAGAAGTCCGGGGGCTCCGCCGGCAAGGGACGCGCCGTGAGCGAGACGGGCTCCGTCGTGAGCTCACGCGACGGCATGCGCGCGACGGCTGGAAGGATCAGCCGCGTCGGTGGCAGGCGGCGCTCTCCGGGCGTCAGGGGGAACAGCGCGACGCGAATCTCCTCGACGTAGTACTCGCGTCCGTCGACGGTCTCCTTGCCTTTCTGCGTGGCGCGGGAATCGTCGAGCGGGTGCGCGAGGAATCCCTCGAACGTCGGCAGGGCGTACTGCGGGGCTTCTCGGGCAGGCAACCAGTTCTCGAAGTAGTAGCGGAACCTGTAGGTCACCTGCTGATGGACGAACGCGCTCGTCCGGTCGATCTCGGCGCGGACGAACCGCCGTCCGGTGAGGTCTTCCGACGCGGCGCGGTCGGACCGGGAGCGGTTCGCCGCCGGTTCCCGTGCTGGGCTGGAGGGCTTGGCGCGGTCGAAGGTTCGGACGTTCCGCGTCTGGCGCAGGAGTTGCCCGTTGACCGTCAGCGCGGCTTCCACGGCGACCGAGCCCGTGTCCACGGGTACCAGCAGGTATCGCCAGAGGATGCCTTCGGACGTGAACCGTCCGCCCGGCGGCGGCAGCGCCTCGATGGCGAAGCCCGGCGCGGTGATCGTCGGGATGCGGGGAGCGTCCGTCGGCGGGTCGCGGAGTAGAACCTGAAGCGCGGCGACCTCGTCGAGCGGGATGTCCTCCGGCGTGACGCGCATCTCCAGCGACTGGCAGACGGCGGATCCGGCGGCGAGCAGAAGCGTCAGGCAGAGGGCGGCGACTGCCCTCGTTCGCCGTGACGCGCGGTGCTGCGAGGCGCTTCGGTTCACCAGTCTTTTTCCACGTCGTAGCGGGGCGGAACCAGGTTCGTCGTGCGGTCGCGCTGTCGGCTGAGGTTGTCGCTGCCGAGCATGTCGAGCAGCCGTCTCGCCTGATCCGTGGAGAGCCCGGCGGGGTTCTGCGGCAGGGGTTCTCGGTCGCCTTCGCCAGGCGTGGGAGTGGGGTTCGGGTTGTCGGGTTCCGGGGAACCCCCCGCCGACGACTGCTGTTCGAGTTGTTCCAGGGCGAGTTCGAGGTTGTGCTTGGCGTCGGCGTCGTGCGGATCGACCTTGAGGGCGGCGACGTAGGCATCGACGGCGCGCGCGTAGTCGTCCTCGCGGTAGAACGCGTTGGCGAGGTTGTAAAAGGCGCGGACTCGGAACGCGCCCGCATCGCGGTCCCGAGCGGTCGCGGCGCGTTCTGCCGCTGGGAGAAGCTCCGCCACGGCGCTGCGCGTCTGATCCATGCGGTAGTAGGTCGTGCCGATGTTGTAGCGCAGGCGCATCTCGGCGGCAGACGGCTGCTTGACGGTGTTCAAGGCGCGTTGGTAGTCTAGCAGCGCGCTTTCGTACCGACCGTTGCGGTACTTGATCTCGGCGTGCGACACCTCGCGCGGAGTGGTTTGGCATCCCGACACCAGCGCCCCGATGCCAAGGGCGGCGAACAGTCGGTAGACGGTGTTGAGCGCCATCGGGAAGCCTCCAGCCGCACAGTGGAACGCATCCTATTCTGGCTGAGGAACAGGGGTGACTCAAGCTTCCAGAGGCGGAACCGGGCTGTTGCCGGCGCGGACGACCCATTGTCTTCCATGCCCCCTCCTCTCTACGCGGGTGGATATCGATGATCGACCAGCAGTTGTTCAGCCAAGTCAAAGACCCTCCGGTCGTCCGGGCGGCGTTGGTCGGATGCGGCAGCTTCGGCGCGTCCATCGTCACGCAGGCGCGTCTCATCCCTCGGCTTGAGATTCGGATCGTCGCCGACATCGACCCCGCCGCCGCTCGCCGAGCGTTCCAGCAAGCCGGAGTCAGCGAAGACGACATCGCAATATGCAGCAACGCCTCGCGGGCTCTGTGGGCGATGGAGGCGGGCAAGTGGGTGATCGTCGAAGACGCCATGCTCCTCATGGGTTTGCCG is part of the Candidatus Poribacteria bacterium genome and encodes:
- a CDS encoding phytanoyl-CoA dioxygenase family protein; translation: MPALTDAQRLSFETNGYLVIPEALSQDELASVRRAADAAEARWRTDTSLKGWRTPRIEQVQAPIEYDDLLFDLLEHPAVFPLIRDILGDDVSMIDNDYFISPARCRSHTAWHHDVGMAGVYHPRSVMMVKAFYILEDIPANGGATLLLPGSHRYPLGFALPQVDDPSDMPNAVKMALPAGSAFFFNGRTYHSSSHNDSDSPRRVLIYNYGHAWMRIWEGYEPSEALRAKATTPLRRQLLGMTNPYGPYAVSS
- a CDS encoding RNA polymerase sigma factor, giving the protein MIPGKIEPSTPDAAERERLAELAARGDCDAFSRLADAYRRHLWQHAHGLCRDEHRADDLVQETFLRAWQMRESYVVGASSSWLKWCKRILQRLAIDEWRRDRAMPCVSLDACLGDAGSRESIASLRDPAPLAHERLRAKEDAERARRIVAALPDRQRQVLSLLAEGHSREEIGRMFGTARNTVRIYLYRARTAVRESLADS
- a CDS encoding helix-turn-helix domain-containing protein — protein: MRLRLSRLLREKELREGRRIPQEELAAALGVSQQTISVLVRNQNKQVGLETLDRLSAYFGVPVAYLLEEASDAPSAGVKAGVDRVIMLPVLGHVNAGPLDEEHQKILDWYAWAPGLGARPGCYVLIVEGDSMVDAHILPGSRVIVDPKLTPRSGDIVVALLNGGSGLKRIFIGESGDAVLLSENREAGYPPTFVRPSDDIQIQGVVVNIVLTPEPRRFPKPSA
- a CDS encoding protein BatD, with amino-acid sequence MNRSASQHRASRRTRAVAALCLTLLLAAGSAVCQSLEMRVTPEDIPLDEVAALQVLLRDPPTDAPRIPTITAPGFAIEALPPPGGRFTSEGILWRYLLVPVDTGSVAVEAALTVNGQLLRQTRNVRTFDRAKPSSPAREPAANRSRSDRAASEDLTGRRFVRAEIDRTSAFVHQQVTYRFRYYFENWLPAREAPQYALPTFEGFLAHPLDDSRATQKGKETVDGREYYVEEIRVALFPLTPGERRLPPTRLILPAVARMPSRELTTEPVSLTARPLPAEPPDFSGGVGEFTVRAEFMQFQGRAGEPLTLHTRIEGRGNLATLTRVPRPTADGVTVYEPTVKDTMDVVGDQWGGTRTFEYVLTPTQAGTFTVVVPEIVTFSPSQGSYVRSEPISLTVPVGEALRDDSDGAQPVPIRRGSGWAPWLALLAALVVGWLLWRRRNRRAESVEPRADAASRPTRTTSAGLDGIRVGDGQRVCRELGGLLRARAAQAMGVPAESPDLLSRLGQSGTPNASAVVDLIRRCDEGAFAPIQLSASEQQSLIDAAQSALGAFAPNDPPTS
- a CDS encoding tetratricopeptide repeat protein; the protein is MALNTVYRLFAALGIGALVSGCQTTPREVSHAEIKYRNGRYESALLDYQRALNTVKQPSAAEMRLRYNIGTTYYRMDQTRSAVAELLPAAERAATARDRDAGAFRVRAFYNLANAFYREDDYARAVDAYVAALKVDPHDADAKHNLELALEQLEQQSSAGGSPEPDNPNPTPTPGEGDREPLPQNPAGLSTDQARRLLDMLGSDNLSRQRDRTTNLVPPRYDVEKDW